From the genome of Fretibacterium sp. OH1220_COT-178, one region includes:
- a CDS encoding methyl-accepting chemotaxis protein: MEKKLSVPAAQRGGAVVPFLASIRFRIMRAFVFVALLPLFSIGVVVYVLQAGYAHYERQIDNEVSKVSTGLDLYFDSIQNSVAMLASQNALKDAGTALTSYVNLEANTPEGKVRMDPESFSPQARAIYEDFVNFVSSNPSIAFLNMGMEHEGGYMSHPVSDRSPGYDARARSWYKLCKQAPDGKAMSGLYVSSDGTASIEVMNWIVDREGRFIGVLDASVPLAGIQKMLQGVTLGKSGYLVVLDKDGIVISNPRSPETVGKPVSELGIPGYEAPKGKRSAKVQFEKDGTTWNVQSLPSQNEALGWTSIGIVDEREYTLLSRGLKILIAVLFLGGLLVSMVVALTITRNIAGPLNHLAGFIARLGDKDFSGTLSEKHLRKRDELGAIARAVSSMTASVAEVLRGIRTETDKNAGQAESLAEVASTLRTSIGKVESTLETMNGLLDRSMVSLDGVTASIDEIAKSAQASAESASDGAEQTHGMSDGAGRAVSKVDGVVDNIKNAAGVSTRTLEQIHNLAGSVDTISGFVSTITSIADQTNLLALNAAIEAARAGDAGRGFAVVAEEVRKLAEESGRAAAEISSLIGGLRERSEESVRSTERTGTLLNAIVDDAAAAQGELAEVLNAICRLNDAIQSLAAVAEEQAAASEEMSMGAQNMAQSIGEVLSVETELNGEAEENGRAADRIAEVSEGMTATVRKLRALVDTFTLGD; encoded by the coding sequence ATGGAAAAGAAATTGTCCGTACCCGCCGCCCAAAGGGGCGGAGCCGTCGTTCCCTTCCTGGCCAGCATCCGCTTCAGGATCATGAGGGCCTTTGTCTTCGTGGCCCTGTTGCCGCTCTTCTCCATCGGCGTGGTCGTGTATGTGCTGCAGGCCGGCTACGCCCACTACGAGCGGCAGATCGACAACGAGGTGTCGAAGGTCTCCACGGGGCTCGACCTCTATTTCGACTCCATCCAGAACTCCGTCGCCATGCTGGCCTCCCAGAACGCCCTGAAGGACGCGGGCACGGCACTGACCTCCTACGTGAACCTGGAGGCGAACACCCCCGAGGGCAAGGTCCGGATGGACCCCGAAAGCTTCTCGCCGCAGGCGAGGGCCATCTACGAGGACTTCGTCAATTTCGTCTCCTCCAACCCCTCCATCGCCTTCCTCAACATGGGCATGGAACACGAGGGAGGGTACATGTCGCACCCCGTCTCCGATCGGTCTCCGGGATACGACGCGAGGGCGCGAAGCTGGTACAAGCTCTGCAAGCAGGCCCCGGACGGCAAGGCCATGTCCGGCCTTTACGTCTCCTCGGACGGAACCGCCTCCATCGAGGTGATGAACTGGATCGTGGACCGGGAGGGCCGGTTCATCGGAGTTCTGGACGCCTCCGTTCCTCTGGCCGGCATTCAGAAAATGTTGCAGGGGGTGACCCTCGGAAAATCCGGCTATCTCGTCGTGCTGGACAAGGACGGCATCGTCATCTCCAATCCCCGCAGTCCCGAGACGGTCGGCAAACCCGTCTCCGAGCTCGGCATCCCGGGCTACGAGGCCCCCAAGGGGAAGCGGAGCGCAAAAGTTCAGTTCGAGAAGGACGGGACGACCTGGAACGTGCAGTCCCTCCCCTCGCAAAACGAGGCTCTGGGCTGGACCTCGATCGGAATCGTCGACGAGCGCGAATACACGCTCCTGAGCCGGGGACTCAAGATCCTGATCGCCGTGCTCTTCCTGGGCGGCCTGCTCGTTTCGATGGTCGTGGCCCTGACCATCACCCGCAACATCGCCGGTCCCCTCAACCACCTGGCCGGCTTCATCGCCCGGCTCGGGGACAAGGACTTCTCGGGGACCCTTTCGGAAAAGCATCTGAGGAAGAGGGACGAGCTGGGAGCGATCGCCCGCGCCGTCAGCAGCATGACCGCCTCCGTGGCGGAAGTTCTGCGCGGCATCCGCACCGAGACGGACAAGAACGCGGGGCAGGCGGAGTCCCTGGCCGAGGTCGCCTCGACGCTCCGCACGTCGATCGGCAAGGTGGAAAGCACCCTCGAGACGATGAACGGCCTCCTGGACAGGAGCATGGTCTCGCTCGACGGGGTCACGGCCTCGATCGACGAGATCGCGAAGAGCGCTCAGGCCAGCGCCGAGAGCGCATCGGACGGGGCGGAACAGACCCACGGCATGAGCGACGGGGCCGGACGCGCTGTCTCGAAGGTCGACGGGGTCGTCGACAACATCAAAAACGCGGCCGGCGTCTCCACCCGAACCCTCGAACAGATCCACAACCTCGCCGGGTCCGTCGACACCATCTCGGGGTTCGTATCCACCATCACGAGCATCGCGGACCAGACCAACCTGCTGGCCCTGAACGCCGCCATCGAGGCCGCGCGGGCGGGCGACGCCGGACGCGGGTTCGCCGTGGTCGCCGAGGAGGTGCGCAAGCTGGCCGAGGAGTCCGGACGTGCCGCCGCGGAGATCAGCTCCCTCATCGGCGGCCTCAGGGAGCGCTCCGAGGAATCCGTCCGATCGACGGAGCGGACGGGCACGCTGCTGAACGCCATCGTGGACGACGCCGCAGCCGCCCAGGGCGAGCTCGCGGAGGTCCTGAACGCGATATGCCGCCTCAACGACGCGATTCAAAGCCTGGCCGCCGTGGCCGAGGAGCAGGCGGCCGCCTCCGAGGAGATGAGCATGGGGGCCCAGAACATGGCGCAGTCGATCGGCGAGGTCCTCTCGGTGGAGACCGAGCTCAACGGCGAGGCCGAGGAGAACGGGAGAGCCGCCGACCGGATCGCCGAGGTCTCCGAGGGGATGACCGCCACCGTGAGGAAGCTCAGGGCGCTCGTCGACACCTTTACCCTGGGGGACTGA
- a CDS encoding DMT family transporter — MDKSTSGILLAVGTGLLWALSSPASKLLGQSGADMNTVVLLRCAVSSLVLGTCIGLFAPQHLHIRRREFLALFLLAPLAPVCAYLGFMLSVAYLPVATALVVRYTAPIATAMGSSLITGEKPGPYDLFGAIAVSLGVLCSVMRPDWSVDTEISVPGLIWGLLGVLGISAQALWGRASVTRGGVSGMGIFFYSNLFGGLWMFFFKSLTSGWSDLPELTGFQIGLIAITVFFTSLLGYYTFYASLRHIPASTVSLLTSGEVPAAIVMTSMATDSWPTRPAVLGCILILSAIVLSSRQAGRTPHVHRGAE, encoded by the coding sequence TTGGACAAGAGCACATCGGGTATCCTTCTTGCCGTGGGGACGGGGCTGCTTTGGGCTCTCAGCAGCCCGGCCTCGAAGCTTCTGGGACAGAGCGGAGCGGACATGAACACCGTCGTCCTTCTTCGCTGCGCCGTATCCTCCCTCGTGCTCGGAACATGCATCGGGCTCTTTGCGCCGCAGCATCTCCACATCCGGAGGAGGGAGTTTCTGGCCCTGTTCCTCCTCGCCCCTCTGGCCCCGGTCTGCGCCTATCTGGGTTTCATGCTCTCGGTCGCCTACCTGCCCGTGGCGACCGCTCTGGTCGTCCGCTACACCGCCCCCATCGCCACGGCCATGGGCTCCTCGCTGATAACGGGAGAGAAACCCGGCCCATACGATCTGTTCGGCGCCATCGCCGTCTCGCTCGGCGTCCTCTGTTCCGTCATGCGCCCCGACTGGAGCGTCGACACGGAGATCTCCGTGCCCGGCCTGATCTGGGGCCTGCTGGGCGTCCTTGGCATATCGGCCCAGGCCCTGTGGGGCCGGGCCTCGGTCACGAGGGGCGGCGTTTCCGGAATGGGGATCTTCTTCTACAGCAACCTCTTCGGCGGCCTGTGGATGTTCTTTTTCAAGTCCCTGACCTCCGGGTGGTCGGACCTTCCGGAGCTGACGGGATTCCAGATCGGGCTGATCGCGATCACCGTCTTTTTCACGTCCCTCCTGGGCTATTACACCTTCTATGCGTCCCTGCGCCATATTCCGGCGTCGACGGTCTCGCTTCTGACGTCGGGAGAGGTTCCCGCGGCGATCGTGATGACCTCGATGGCCACGGACTCCTGGCCGACCCGACCCGCCGTCCTGGGCTGCATTCTCATCCTGTCCGCCATCGTGCTCTCCTCCCGGCAAGCCGGGAGAACGCCGCACGTGCACCGCGGGGCAGAATGA
- a CDS encoding MIP/aquaporin family protein, with protein sequence MQSLLGPVFGEFFGTMVLIVFGDGTVAAAVLKGSKAEGSSWVHINWGWAWAVVMGVFAAQAMGAPQADINPAVTLAKFMAGVYPSASLALTIMGAQILGAFVGGVIVYFAYLNHWEGTPAGAQLAVFSTTPAKWNLPCNFLTEAIATFFLVTIIMCIFSKGVGGVAPAVGPFLVGGLIYALGAALGGPTGYSMNPARDFGPRVAHFLLPIPGKGDSDWQYAWVPTVGPWAGAAVASVFCQAFGLM encoded by the coding sequence GTGCAATCGTTGTTAGGGCCTGTTTTCGGTGAATTTTTCGGCACCATGGTGCTGATCGTCTTCGGCGACGGAACCGTCGCCGCCGCCGTGCTGAAGGGATCCAAGGCCGAGGGATCGAGCTGGGTCCACATCAATTGGGGCTGGGCCTGGGCCGTCGTGATGGGGGTCTTCGCCGCGCAGGCCATGGGAGCCCCTCAGGCGGACATCAACCCCGCCGTAACCCTCGCCAAGTTCATGGCCGGGGTCTACCCGAGCGCATCCCTAGCCCTGACGATCATGGGCGCCCAGATCCTGGGGGCCTTCGTCGGAGGCGTGATCGTCTACTTCGCCTACCTGAATCACTGGGAGGGCACCCCCGCCGGCGCGCAGCTGGCGGTCTTCTCCACCACGCCGGCAAAGTGGAATCTTCCCTGCAACTTCCTCACCGAGGCCATCGCCACCTTCTTCCTGGTCACCATAATCATGTGCATCTTCTCCAAGGGCGTCGGGGGCGTCGCCCCCGCTGTCGGGCCGTTCCTCGTCGGGGGGCTCATCTATGCCCTCGGCGCCGCGCTCGGCGGCCCCACCGGCTACTCCATGAACCCGGCGCGCGACTTCGGTCCGCGCGTGGCGCACTTCCTCCTTCCGATCCCCGGCAAGGGGGATTCGGACTGGCAGTACGCCTGGGTGCCCACCGTCGGGCCCTGGGCCGGTGCCGCCGTCGCCTCCGTGTTCTGCCAGGCCTTCGGCCTGATGTAG
- the glpK gene encoding glycerol kinase GlpK, which yields MSEKKYVVAIDQGTTSTRCMVFDRKGLPVCSQQMEHAQIYPNPGWVEHDAMEIWSRTQDVIRGALSAGNIAAGDIAAVGITNQRETTVVWEKSTGKPIHNAIVWQCMRTQDFCAQWQKSSGWEQTITGEGKVKDITGLLISPYFSGTKIKWILDRVPGARERAERGELLFGNTDTWLIWNLTGGPNGGVHVTDVSNASRTLLMNIETLRWDRTMMDFLGIPEAMLPQIKPSSHVYGNTVKHGPFGAEIPIAGDLGDQQAALFGQACLSKGEAKNTYGTGCFMLMNIGDKPIPSKNGLLTTAFYSREEGRCVYALEGSIAITGAAVQWLRDNLKLVDEAPDTEYFASKVEDSGGIYFVPAFSGLFAPYWDMTARGAIVGLTRFIRKSHIIRATLESICYQTRDVIEAMQKDSGVNLTSLKVDGGAVKNDLLMQMQADILGTEVVRPVVNETTALGAAYAAGLATGFWKDESEIRNNWAMDRKFASLSTTERRRAMYDGWKKAVEKSRGWTD from the coding sequence ATGTCCGAAAAGAAATATGTCGTCGCAATCGACCAAGGCACCACCAGCACACGGTGCATGGTGTTCGACAGGAAGGGGCTGCCCGTCTGTTCGCAACAGATGGAGCACGCCCAGATCTACCCCAACCCCGGCTGGGTGGAGCACGACGCCATGGAGATCTGGTCCCGCACCCAGGACGTCATCCGGGGGGCCCTCTCCGCGGGCAACATCGCGGCGGGGGACATCGCCGCCGTGGGGATCACCAACCAGCGCGAGACCACCGTGGTCTGGGAAAAAAGCACCGGAAAGCCCATACACAACGCCATCGTCTGGCAGTGCATGAGGACTCAGGACTTCTGCGCGCAGTGGCAGAAGTCTTCCGGATGGGAACAGACCATCACCGGCGAGGGCAAAGTGAAGGACATCACGGGGCTTCTGATCAGCCCCTACTTCTCCGGGACCAAGATCAAGTGGATCCTCGACCGCGTGCCCGGCGCCCGCGAACGCGCCGAGCGCGGGGAACTGCTGTTCGGCAACACCGACACCTGGCTGATCTGGAACCTCACGGGCGGCCCCAACGGCGGCGTCCACGTCACGGACGTCTCCAACGCCTCCCGCACCCTGCTGATGAATATCGAAACCCTCCGGTGGGACAGGACCATGATGGATTTCCTGGGCATTCCGGAGGCCATGCTGCCCCAGATCAAGCCCTCCAGCCACGTCTACGGCAACACCGTGAAACACGGCCCGTTCGGCGCGGAGATCCCGATCGCGGGCGACCTCGGCGACCAGCAGGCGGCCCTCTTCGGCCAGGCCTGCCTGAGCAAGGGAGAGGCCAAGAACACCTACGGAACGGGCTGCTTCATGCTGATGAACATCGGCGACAAGCCCATCCCCTCGAAGAACGGCCTGCTGACCACCGCGTTCTACAGCCGTGAGGAGGGCAGGTGCGTCTACGCCCTGGAGGGCTCCATCGCCATCACGGGCGCCGCGGTGCAGTGGCTGCGCGACAACCTGAAACTGGTGGACGAGGCCCCCGACACGGAGTACTTCGCCTCCAAGGTCGAGGACTCGGGCGGCATCTATTTCGTCCCCGCCTTCTCGGGCCTCTTCGCACCCTACTGGGACATGACCGCACGCGGGGCCATCGTGGGGCTCACCCGCTTCATCCGCAAGTCGCACATCATCCGGGCCACGCTGGAGAGCATCTGCTACCAGACGCGGGACGTCATCGAGGCCATGCAGAAGGACTCCGGCGTCAACCTGACCAGCCTGAAGGTGGACGGCGGGGCCGTCAAGAACGACCTGCTGATGCAGATGCAGGCGGACATCCTGGGGACCGAGGTCGTGCGCCCCGTCGTCAACGAGACGACGGCCCTGGGCGCCGCCTACGCTGCGGGCCTGGCCACGGGGTTCTGGAAGGACGAGAGCGAGATCCGCAACAACTGGGCGATGGACCGCAAGTTCGCCAGCCTGTCCACCACCGAGAGGCGGAGGGCGATGTACGACGGCTGGAAGAAGGCGGTCGAGAAGTCCCGCGGCTGGACGGATTGA
- a CDS encoding thiamine pyrophosphate-dependent enzyme: MNKKELLLGNEAIAEAIVAAGCQVATAYPGTPSSEILPAVARCADGQNAKIAVEWGANEKVAYEMAVTATFAGARACCVMKHVGLNVAADPFMTTALYELKGGMLLVAADDPGPHSSQNEQDSRFFAMFAKVPCLDPSDAVEAAAMVAEGYALSERHGVVTMLRPTTRIAHSRQAVELPSVRAEGLPVKFDRNPVRWCPLPALVRTSHPKHNERIRRIREEFETDWSRYNYELPASKPAKLGVIASGIAFASLCDVLKEWGRTDVDILKIGTPFPLPSAMADAFVARHERVLVLEESYPVIEMQLKDRTRVLGRCDGTVPGAGELLPEVIAKILLKALDEPAPKGDVAVDFSPVLEDLHLVPRKPQLCPGCPHRSSFFSIRRALPNAINPSDIGCYTLGINQKGIDASICMGGAVTMSSGFFLAHRVTDQTRPVVATIGDSTFYHMGVPGLLSAVYNRHAFVLCILDNASTAMTGGQSHPGLGDKPRRDDPGIAVDLERLVRGCGVSFVETVPAYDNAAGVDAVKRAWQHAEAERQPAVLIFKHPCMLLRQPQEVIPMTVDQEKCVGCRYCIDYFGCPGLRFDEKAKKTSIDPRYCVSCGTCEPVCPHKAIVKKGAN, from the coding sequence ATGAACAAGAAGGAATTGCTCCTGGGCAACGAGGCGATCGCGGAGGCGATCGTCGCGGCCGGATGTCAGGTCGCAACCGCCTATCCCGGAACCCCGTCCTCCGAGATCCTTCCCGCCGTCGCCCGCTGCGCGGACGGGCAGAACGCGAAGATCGCCGTGGAGTGGGGCGCCAACGAAAAAGTGGCCTACGAGATGGCCGTCACCGCCACCTTCGCCGGTGCGCGGGCGTGCTGCGTCATGAAACACGTGGGGCTGAACGTCGCCGCGGATCCCTTCATGACGACGGCCCTCTACGAGCTCAAGGGCGGCATGCTTCTGGTCGCCGCCGACGACCCCGGCCCCCACAGCTCCCAGAACGAGCAGGACAGCCGCTTCTTTGCCATGTTCGCCAAGGTCCCCTGCCTCGACCCGTCGGACGCCGTGGAGGCCGCGGCCATGGTCGCCGAGGGCTACGCCCTCTCCGAGCGGCACGGCGTGGTGACCATGCTGCGTCCGACGACGCGCATCGCCCACTCGCGCCAGGCGGTGGAGCTCCCCTCGGTCCGGGCCGAGGGGCTGCCCGTCAAGTTCGACCGCAACCCGGTCCGCTGGTGTCCGCTGCCGGCCCTCGTGCGCACGTCGCACCCCAAGCACAACGAGCGGATACGCAGGATCCGGGAGGAGTTCGAGACGGACTGGAGCCGCTACAACTACGAGCTGCCCGCGTCCAAGCCGGCGAAGCTGGGCGTGATCGCCTCGGGCATCGCCTTCGCGTCGCTGTGCGACGTCCTGAAGGAGTGGGGGCGCACGGATGTCGACATCCTCAAGATCGGCACGCCCTTCCCCCTGCCGTCCGCGATGGCGGACGCGTTCGTCGCCCGGCACGAGCGCGTGCTGGTGCTGGAGGAGAGCTATCCCGTCATCGAGATGCAGCTCAAGGACCGGACGAGGGTCCTGGGGCGCTGCGACGGCACGGTCCCCGGAGCCGGCGAGCTCCTGCCCGAGGTCATCGCCAAGATCCTGCTGAAGGCGCTGGACGAGCCGGCGCCGAAGGGGGACGTCGCGGTGGACTTCTCCCCCGTTCTGGAGGACCTGCACCTCGTCCCGCGCAAGCCCCAGCTCTGCCCCGGGTGCCCGCACCGCAGCAGCTTCTTCTCCATTCGAAGGGCGCTGCCGAACGCGATCAACCCCTCGGACATCGGCTGCTACACGCTGGGGATCAACCAGAAGGGCATCGACGCCAGCATCTGCATGGGCGGCGCCGTCACCATGTCCTCGGGCTTCTTCCTGGCCCACAGGGTCACGGACCAGACGCGCCCCGTCGTCGCCACCATCGGGGACTCCACCTTCTACCACATGGGGGTGCCCGGCCTCCTGAGCGCCGTCTACAACCGCCACGCCTTCGTCCTCTGCATCCTCGACAACGCCTCCACCGCGATGACGGGCGGACAGTCGCACCCCGGCCTGGGGGACAAGCCGCGCAGGGACGATCCCGGCATCGCCGTGGACCTGGAGCGTCTGGTCCGGGGCTGCGGCGTCTCCTTCGTCGAGACCGTGCCCGCCTACGACAACGCCGCGGGCGTCGATGCGGTGAAGCGGGCCTGGCAGCACGCGGAGGCCGAACGCCAGCCGGCCGTCCTGATCTTCAAGCACCCCTGCATGCTGCTGCGTCAGCCCCAGGAGGTCATCCCCATGACCGTCGACCAGGAGAAGTGCGTGGGCTGCCGCTACTGCATCGACTACTTCGGGTGTCCGGGCCTTCGCTTCGACGAGAAGGCCAAAAAGACCTCCATCGACCCGCGCTACTGCGTCTCCTGCGGGACGTGCGAACCGGTCTGCCCGCACAAGGCCATCGTGAAGAAGGGGGCGAACTGA
- a CDS encoding NAD(P)/FAD-dependent oxidoreductase has product MPGEQYDVAVIGGGIIGASLARELSRHKLRIVVLDKAAELPAGASRANSSMIHGGFDDRPGSVKARFSGRGNRMYHELKDVLDFHLNECGSYVCAFDERDGAHLEKLLEQGRANGIPGLEIVSGDRLREREPHVSPAIRSALWSPTAAIVNNFEAVVAFMESARINGVELRLETRVTGLILSGGGVLGVRTDRGPVYAPIVVNAAGVHSDEVAGWAGDRSFRIVPTRGEYYLLDRCTEDLISSFFFACPSELGKGITVARTAEGNLLAGPNAVVQEDREDLSTTTEGLDEVLRGARKLVPDFPAHLNITTFAGIRANSDTEDFVIGAPGSPRGFVNVAGIKSPGFTCAPAIAVHVAELIREELGDRAVFEPNRAFVPERRHIPRFGMLPLEERKKLVAEDPAYGQIVCRCETVTEAQVVEAVRRGARTVAAVKVWTRAGTGRCQGGFCCPRVAEILARELGIPMEEVTRHGGDSRLLVGRTKEYLLKKGVRP; this is encoded by the coding sequence ATGCCTGGAGAACAGTACGACGTCGCCGTCATCGGCGGCGGGATCATCGGCGCCAGCCTGGCACGGGAGCTCTCGCGCCACAAACTGAGGATCGTCGTCCTGGACAAGGCCGCCGAGCTTCCCGCGGGGGCCAGCCGGGCCAACAGCTCCATGATTCACGGCGGGTTCGACGACAGGCCCGGATCCGTCAAGGCCCGCTTCAGCGGCAGGGGCAACCGGATGTACCACGAACTGAAGGACGTTCTGGACTTCCACCTGAACGAGTGCGGTTCCTACGTCTGCGCCTTCGACGAGAGGGACGGGGCGCACCTCGAGAAACTCCTGGAACAGGGCCGCGCCAACGGCATTCCCGGCCTGGAGATCGTCTCGGGGGATCGGCTTCGGGAACGGGAACCCCACGTCTCCCCGGCGATACGGTCGGCCCTCTGGTCGCCCACCGCCGCGATCGTCAACAACTTCGAGGCGGTCGTCGCCTTCATGGAGAGCGCCCGGATCAACGGGGTCGAACTGCGGCTGGAGACCCGCGTCACCGGACTGATTCTGAGCGGCGGCGGGGTCCTGGGCGTCCGGACCGACCGGGGGCCCGTTTACGCTCCCATCGTCGTCAACGCCGCGGGGGTGCACTCCGACGAGGTCGCCGGCTGGGCCGGGGACCGGAGCTTCCGTATCGTCCCGACCCGGGGCGAGTATTACCTCCTGGACCGCTGCACCGAGGATCTCATCAGCAGCTTCTTCTTCGCCTGCCCCTCCGAGCTCGGAAAGGGCATCACCGTGGCCCGCACCGCGGAGGGCAACCTGCTGGCCGGCCCCAACGCCGTCGTCCAGGAGGACCGGGAGGACCTGTCCACCACGACGGAGGGGCTCGACGAGGTGCTGAGGGGGGCCCGCAAGCTCGTGCCCGATTTTCCGGCACACCTGAACATCACCACCTTCGCGGGGATCCGCGCCAACTCGGATACGGAGGACTTCGTCATCGGCGCGCCCGGCTCCCCGCGCGGCTTCGTCAACGTCGCGGGGATCAAGTCGCCGGGCTTCACCTGCGCGCCCGCCATCGCGGTCCACGTCGCCGAGCTGATCCGCGAGGAACTGGGCGACCGGGCCGTCTTCGAGCCCAACCGGGCCTTCGTCCCGGAGCGCAGGCATATCCCCCGATTCGGCATGCTTCCCCTCGAGGAGCGCAAGAAGCTGGTCGCCGAGGACCCCGCCTACGGGCAGATCGTCTGCCGGTGCGAGACCGTGACGGAGGCCCAGGTCGTCGAGGCCGTCCGCAGGGGCGCGCGCACCGTCGCGGCGGTCAAGGTCTGGACCCGGGCGGGCACGGGACGCTGTCAGGGCGGCTTCTGCTGTCCCCGCGTGGCGGAGATCCTGGCCCGTGAATTGGGGATCCCCATGGAGGAGGTCACCCGGCACGGGGGGGACTCCCGCCTCCTGGTCGGCAGGACCAAGGAGTACCTCCTGAAGAAGGGGGTGCGGCCATGA
- a CDS encoding NAD(P)/FAD-dependent oxidoreductase, with translation MNGDRPIDVLVVGAGPAGVAAGIGARRAGAGRVVVLERDWDLGGILQQCIHPGFGLQTFKEELTGPEYMHRFVVQAHEAGVEFLANTMVFGMDPDGSVWTMNRDRGLEHLIPGATVLAMGCRERPLGAIRIPGSRPAGIYTAGTAQRFVNMEGQMPGNRAVILGSGDIGLIMARRMIWEGATVEGVYEVMPWAGGLRRNIAQCLDDYGIPFHLETTVTRVHGRDRLEGVTVAKVDGARAPVPGTERFVPCDTLLLAVGLIPENELSRGAGVELHPVTGGPVVNDLLQTSRPPVFAAGNAVIVYDLVDNVSDEGLRAGANAARYARGELPAPDRSIPVRGGENVRLFSPQFVTGASDVTVYLRVSRPFECPCRVFAEPGLFSQKLRYARPGEMNEVRLGADCIRALTDLKEIVVDVEAL, from the coding sequence ATGAACGGGGATCGGCCTATCGACGTGCTGGTCGTCGGTGCCGGCCCAGCCGGCGTCGCGGCCGGGATCGGCGCGAGGCGCGCGGGCGCGGGGCGCGTCGTGGTCCTCGAGCGCGACTGGGACCTGGGGGGAATCCTCCAGCAGTGCATCCATCCCGGCTTCGGACTCCAGACCTTCAAGGAGGAGCTGACGGGCCCGGAGTACATGCACCGTTTCGTCGTCCAGGCGCACGAGGCCGGGGTGGAGTTTCTCGCGAACACCATGGTCTTCGGAATGGACCCCGATGGGAGCGTCTGGACGATGAACCGCGACAGGGGCCTCGAGCACCTCATCCCCGGCGCCACGGTCCTGGCCATGGGCTGCCGCGAGCGACCGCTGGGCGCAATCCGGATCCCGGGAAGCCGTCCCGCCGGCATCTACACGGCCGGAACGGCGCAGCGGTTCGTGAACATGGAGGGCCAGATGCCCGGAAACCGGGCGGTGATCCTGGGCTCGGGCGACATCGGCCTCATCATGGCCCGGCGGATGATCTGGGAGGGGGCGACGGTGGAGGGCGTGTACGAGGTCATGCCCTGGGCGGGCGGCCTGAGGCGGAACATCGCTCAGTGCCTGGACGACTATGGCATCCCCTTCCATCTGGAGACCACGGTCACCCGCGTCCACGGCCGGGATCGGCTGGAGGGCGTGACCGTCGCGAAGGTCGACGGGGCCCGTGCGCCGGTCCCGGGGACGGAGCGGTTCGTGCCCTGCGACACCCTGCTGCTGGCCGTGGGACTGATCCCGGAGAACGAGCTCTCGCGGGGTGCGGGAGTGGAGCTCCATCCCGTCACGGGGGGGCCGGTGGTGAACGATCTGCTTCAGACCAGCCGTCCCCCGGTCTTCGCGGCCGGAAACGCCGTGATCGTCTACGACCTGGTGGACAACGTCAGCGACGAGGGGCTCAGGGCAGGTGCGAACGCCGCCCGCTACGCGCGCGGCGAGCTCCCCGCCCCGGATCGCTCCATCCCCGTCCGGGGAGGGGAGAACGTCCGGCTCTTCTCGCCGCAGTTCGTCACGGGCGCATCCGACGTGACGGTCTACCTGCGCGTCTCCCGTCCCTTCGAGTGCCCCTGCCGCGTTTTCGCCGAACCGGGGCTCTTCTCCCAAAAACTGCGCTACGCCCGCCCCGGGGAGATGAACGAGGTGCGCCTGGGGGCGGACTGCATCCGAGCGCTGACGGACCTGAAGGAAATCGTCGTCGACGTGGAGGCGCTATAA
- a CDS encoding DUF1667 domain-containing protein → MSEEKRIICVSCPLGCALTVTCDGNAVRRVEGNTCPRGRSYAETEVRNPRRVFASTVRVRGGRLPVCPVRSQKPAPRDRLFDIARAVAALEVDAPIAIGQVLLPNVCGTDVDIVASRNLAAE, encoded by the coding sequence ATGAGCGAGGAGAAGAGGATCATCTGCGTATCCTGCCCGTTGGGCTGCGCCCTCACGGTGACCTGCGACGGGAACGCCGTGCGCCGGGTGGAGGGCAATACCTGTCCCCGGGGACGCTCCTACGCCGAGACGGAGGTGAGGAACCCGCGGCGGGTGTTCGCCTCCACGGTCCGCGTGCGGGGGGGCAGGCTGCCCGTCTGTCCCGTGCGCAGCCAAAAGCCCGCGCCCAGGGACCGGCTCTTCGACATCGCGCGCGCGGTCGCGGCGCTGGAGGTCGACGCCCCCATCGCCATCGGCCAGGTGCTGCTGCCGAACGTCTGCGGCACCGACGTGGACATCGTGGCCAGCCGGAACCTGGCGGCGGAGTGA